The Sinomonas sp. P10A9 genome includes a window with the following:
- a CDS encoding DUF3817 domain-containing protein, translating to MIDPKPAAGRTTGQRRFGGTVAQIRSALKFYRVAAYVTGTMLLLLCAEMIARYAFGQFLYAGGSDAFTGKSFGFGFADAEPAGVVGGANVSITILIVHGWMYVIYLISNFRVWSLMRWPFTRFILMALGGVVPFLSFFVERRMHAEAERELESHPEAGQRY from the coding sequence GTGATCGATCCCAAGCCCGCAGCGGGCCGCACCACGGGTCAGCGCCGCTTCGGCGGCACTGTTGCCCAGATTCGCTCGGCCCTGAAGTTCTACCGCGTCGCGGCCTACGTCACGGGCACCATGCTCCTCCTGCTCTGCGCGGAGATGATCGCCCGCTACGCGTTCGGGCAGTTCCTCTACGCGGGCGGGTCGGACGCGTTCACCGGCAAGTCCTTCGGGTTCGGCTTCGCCGATGCTGAGCCGGCCGGCGTGGTAGGCGGCGCCAACGTATCGATCACGATCCTCATCGTGCACGGGTGGATGTACGTGATCTATCTGATCTCGAACTTCCGCGTCTGGTCGCTCATGCGCTGGCCGTTCACGAGGTTCATCCTCATGGCGCTCGGCGGAGTCGTGCCGTTCCTGAGCTTCTTCGTGGAGCGGCGCATGCACGCCGAGGCCGAGCGCGAGCTCGAGTCCCATCCCGAGGCCGGCCAGCGCTACTGA
- a CDS encoding PTS sugar transporter subunit IIA, with protein MPLPGSFDRYDAQLATPGLVILEMVAIDRADATRQLAGRMYAEGRIDDLDAFLADVAAREHQLATGLPGGIGLPHARSEHVAKPSIAVGVTKYGHALDFGAMDGPAYVILLIATPASSFSEHLEVLATMARSLSKQGFRDSLRRANDPDIIAELINSSLVFADP; from the coding sequence ATGCCTCTGCCCGGATCGTTTGACCGCTACGACGCCCAGCTGGCGACCCCGGGCCTCGTCATCCTCGAGATGGTGGCCATCGACCGGGCCGACGCGACTCGGCAGCTCGCAGGACGAATGTACGCCGAGGGACGGATCGACGACCTCGATGCCTTCCTCGCTGACGTCGCAGCACGCGAGCACCAGCTCGCCACCGGTCTCCCAGGGGGAATCGGGCTCCCGCATGCGCGCAGCGAGCATGTGGCCAAGCCGTCGATCGCCGTGGGGGTCACGAAGTACGGCCACGCGCTCGATTTCGGCGCCATGGACGGGCCCGCCTATGTGATCTTGCTCATCGCGACGCCTGCTTCGTCGTTCTCCGAGCATCTCGAGGTCCTCGCCACGATGGCGCGTTCGCTCTCCAAGCAGGGCTTCCGGGACTCCCTGCGGCGGGCCAACGATCCCGACATCATCGCCGAACTCATCAACTCGTCGCTCGTCTTCGCCGACCCGTAG
- a CDS encoding SURF1 family protein — MLRTALKPQWIAALIGALVVSWVFVALSQWQFSRSVSEAPPVTRTIEQVKPLGDVLRPGEVFTAPAADQMVTVSGRYDASRQVLVRDRLQDGRTGWWVVTAFTVDGAPAVGGERGTVIPVARGWIASPGQASPPPSGALTLTGRLLPSEAPKAEHDLAPGQIASVSVAQLINVWDVPSYAGFVSVTAQASPAGTPVPAAAGLEPLSIAAQPLEQPVNWLNIFYAVEWVVFAGFSIFLWWRLVRDDYERTQDELADAAAREQTTPDASKASSETGGTP, encoded by the coding sequence GTGCTCCGAACTGCCCTCAAGCCCCAGTGGATCGCGGCGCTCATCGGAGCGCTCGTCGTGTCATGGGTCTTTGTTGCCTTGAGCCAGTGGCAGTTCTCGCGCTCGGTCTCCGAGGCGCCGCCCGTCACCCGGACGATCGAACAGGTCAAGCCGCTCGGCGACGTCCTGCGCCCCGGTGAGGTCTTCACCGCTCCCGCAGCGGATCAGATGGTCACGGTCTCGGGCCGCTATGACGCGTCGAGGCAGGTCCTGGTCAGAGACCGCCTCCAGGACGGCCGCACGGGCTGGTGGGTCGTCACTGCCTTCACGGTCGACGGCGCGCCCGCCGTGGGCGGTGAGCGCGGCACCGTGATCCCCGTGGCCCGCGGATGGATCGCCTCGCCCGGACAGGCCAGCCCCCCGCCGTCCGGCGCCCTCACGCTCACGGGCCGGCTCCTGCCGTCCGAGGCACCCAAGGCAGAGCACGACCTCGCCCCTGGCCAGATCGCCTCCGTCTCGGTGGCGCAGCTCATCAACGTGTGGGACGTTCCCAGCTATGCGGGATTCGTCAGCGTCACCGCGCAGGCCTCGCCCGCTGGAACACCGGTCCCCGCAGCCGCTGGCCTTGAGCCGCTCTCGATTGCGGCCCAGCCGCTCGAGCAGCCGGTCAACTGGCTCAACATCTTCTACGCGGTCGAGTGGGTCGTCTTCGCCGGCTTCTCCATCTTCCTGTGGTGGCGGCTCGTGCGCGACGACTACGAGCGGACCCAGGACGAGCTGGCCGACGCCGCGGCCCGCGAACAGACCACCCCGGATGCCAGCAAGGCATCGTCCGAAACCGGAGGAACACCGTGA